One segment of Neodiprion fabricii isolate iyNeoFabr1 chromosome 1, iyNeoFabr1.1, whole genome shotgun sequence DNA contains the following:
- the LOC124187817 gene encoding uncharacterized protein F54H12.2-like yields MAFLHAHSGECMKSELDLFSLPPIQTSIEAGQWVHYKPVSSLTDDSPIEFVVPGNGDEYIDLVHTMLSVRVKLQPSSPTPPAGEGNAATPHATPVNNLLHSMFNQVDIFFNQKLVSPANNSYAYRAYIETLLNYAPPAKKSHLSSALWYDSEDRVSDVYDADAVGADRGFIERKRIMSNARTVDLIGHLHCDVFNQDKFLINGVELRLRLVRSRDSFCIMEAENRHKLHILETSLLVRRMKISPGILLAHARTLAKGTTKYPVTRVEVKSFTIHAGVQAETLDNVILGQLPKRVIIGFVSNKAFNGDRQRNPFNFQNYSLNFLSLYVDGVQVPSKPLQMSFGKDDLYVDAYHTLFSGTGIHFLNEGNGIDRQQFAKGNCLLAFDLTPDLSANCTSH; encoded by the coding sequence ATGGCCTTCCTGCACGCGCACTCGGGTGAGTGTATGAAGTCGGAACTGGATTTGTTTTCTCTACCACCAATACAGACGTCTATTGAGGCTGGTCAATGGGTACACTACAAGCCCGTATCATCTCTAACCGACGATTCCCCGATTGAATTTGTTGTACCTGGAAACGGTGATGAGTACATCGATTTGGTGCACACTATGCTTAGCGTACGAGTGAAGCTACAACCGTCTTCTCCTACCCCACCGGCAGGCGAAGGCAACGCGGCTACTCCGCATGCCACTCCGGTAAACAATCTGCTTCACTCGATGTTCAATCAAGTCGATATATTCTTCAATCAAAAACTAGTCTCACCAGCCAACAACTCTTACGCCTATCGAGCATATATAGAGACTCTACTGAATTACGCACCCCCTGCCAAGAAATCCCATCTTTCTTCGGCTCTATGGTACGACAGCGAGGATAGAGTATCGGATGTATACGACGCCGACGCCGTCGGTGCTGACCGAGGTTTCATCGAACGCAAAAGGATCATGAGCAATGCACGTACCGTTGATCTGATTGGACATCTGCACTGTGACGTATTTAATcaagacaaatttttaatcaacggTGTGGAACTGCGTCTTCGACTTGTGAGATCAAGAGACAGTTTTTGCATCATGGAAGCCGAAAATCGCCACAAGCTGCACATACTGGAAACTTCACTGCTCGTTCGCCGAATGAAGATCAGCCCTGGAATCTTGCTGGCGCACGCACGGACGCTAGCCAAAGGTACGACAAAATATCCCGTAACCAGAGTCGAGGTGAAGTCTTTCACCATACACGCAGGAGTACAGGCAGAAACACTGGACAATGTCATACTCGGACAACTACCGAAACGAGTGATAATCGGTTTTGTCAGCAATAAAGCCTTCAACGGCGACAGACAGCGCAATCCGTTTAATTTCCAAAACTACTCTTTGAATTTCCTGTCGTTGTACGTCGACGGGGTGCAAGTCCCATCGAAGCCGCTACAGATGAGTTTTGGCAAAGACGATCTCTACGTGGACGCTTATCATACCCTTTTCTCCGGTACGGGGATTCATTTTCTGAACGAAGGAAACGGTATCGACCGGCAGCAGTTCGCTAAAGGAAATTGTCTATTGGCTTTTGACCTAACCCCCGATCTTTCGGCCAACTGTACATCGCACTAG